One Spea bombifrons isolate aSpeBom1 chromosome 1, aSpeBom1.2.pri, whole genome shotgun sequence DNA window includes the following coding sequences:
- the HEMGN gene encoding hemogen: MEGFGKDHHYSEVAENPVQTSEHREEKQDVSVVTTRRLRDRELLKRKKEEAQEKDTFQEETRSKRQRKGTGRGRRKQQVKQPEPQPEPEPEPEPQVHLEPKIPEEHTEVAQEHLEHHEDPVTSAGGDVTLLIYEEEGGHIPNTSISSLTVEKEEVPESEPVAVSEVPEGLTFHVNAGNEEQQYYTPLL; this comes from the exons ATGGAAGGCTTTGGAAAAGATCATCATTATTCAGAAGTGGCTGAAAACCCTGTTCAAACAAGTGAGCACCGCGAGGAGAAGCAAGATGTTTCAG tggtTACAACACGACGCCTTAGAGACCGAGAACTtctaaaaaggaaaaaggaagaaGCACAAGAAAAAGACACTTTCCA GGAAGAAACTAGGAGCAAACGTCAGCGGAAGGGGACTGGTCGAGGAAGGAGGAAGCAGCAAGTAAAACAGCCTGAGCCACAACCGGAGCCAGAACCAGAACCAGAACCTCAAGTACATCTAGAACCCAAGATTCCAGAGGAGCACACAGAGGTGGCTCAGGAACACTTGGAGCATCATGAAGACCCTGTAACATCAGCAGGTGGGGATGTGACGTTGTTAATATACGAGGAGGAAGGAGGACATATTCCAAACACCAGTATCTCCTCTCTAACAG TTGAAAAGGAAGAGGTGCCAGAGTCAGAACCTGTGGCAGTCTCTGAAGTACCTGAAGGTCTAACATTCCATGTGAATGCAGGAAACGAGGAGCAACAATATTATACTCCATTGCTTTAA